The following proteins come from a genomic window of Ilumatobacter coccineus YM16-304:
- a CDS encoding aminotransferase-like domain-containing protein, which produces MTDASISPPPIPVASSPTSSDACALIADACVDRTSTGVAEAIGGLVRRGALAPGDRLPTVRTLARFLDVSSSTVAEAWRILGRHGLIDTARRNGTTVRAGRAEMSGRFWKVPASAGTAILDLSTGTPDTALLPSLDAMLRTLPTDITISSYMDRPVLADLEDLLLARWAFDAEALTIVDGALDAIDRLISATVSFGDVVVVEDPTFPPILDMLERAGARVIGVPVDAHGIRPDLLDHALLSEPAIAIIQPLAHNPTGVSMTPERVDEVADVFARHAQHTWVIEDHHAGDLVTRPGITLGTRLPGRVVRVHSYSKSHGPDLRIAAIGGAADPIAAVVDRRRLGPSWTSRLVQHILFTLLTDTAVDELVQRAADVYRSRRRALVDGLRANDIEVVDGEGLNIWIPVADEQRAVVALALHGIGVAPGAPFGVDVGDRSNHIRVSVGNARDDIADLVDALVAAAAPV; this is translated from the coding sequence ATGACCGACGCGTCGATCAGCCCGCCTCCGATTCCGGTCGCTTCGTCGCCGACGTCGAGCGACGCCTGTGCGTTGATCGCCGACGCGTGCGTCGACCGGACCTCGACCGGTGTGGCCGAAGCGATCGGCGGCCTCGTGCGTCGCGGTGCGCTCGCACCCGGCGACCGGCTCCCGACCGTGCGCACGCTGGCCCGGTTCCTCGACGTGAGCTCGAGCACCGTTGCCGAAGCGTGGCGGATCCTCGGCCGCCACGGGCTCATCGACACGGCACGACGCAACGGCACCACCGTCCGGGCGGGGCGCGCCGAGATGAGCGGGCGGTTCTGGAAGGTGCCAGCGTCGGCCGGCACCGCCATCCTCGATCTGAGCACCGGTACGCCCGACACGGCCCTGCTCCCCTCGCTCGACGCGATGCTGCGCACGTTGCCGACCGACATCACCATCTCGTCGTACATGGACCGCCCGGTGCTCGCCGACCTCGAAGATCTCCTGCTCGCCCGGTGGGCGTTCGACGCCGAGGCGCTCACGATCGTCGACGGGGCACTCGACGCCATCGACCGACTGATCTCGGCAACCGTCTCGTTCGGCGACGTGGTCGTGGTCGAGGACCCGACGTTTCCACCGATCCTCGACATGCTCGAACGCGCCGGCGCACGGGTGATCGGCGTCCCCGTCGATGCGCACGGCATCCGCCCCGATCTCCTCGACCACGCGTTGCTGAGCGAACCGGCGATCGCGATCATCCAACCGTTGGCGCACAACCCGACCGGCGTGTCGATGACCCCGGAGCGCGTCGACGAAGTCGCCGACGTGTTCGCTCGGCACGCGCAACACACCTGGGTGATCGAAGACCATCACGCCGGCGACCTCGTCACCCGTCCGGGCATCACGCTCGGCACGCGTCTGCCCGGCCGCGTGGTGCGGGTCCACAGCTATTCGAAGTCGCACGGACCCGACCTGCGCATCGCTGCCATCGGCGGTGCTGCCGACCCGATCGCCGCCGTGGTCGATCGACGCCGCCTCGGTCCGTCGTGGACGAGCCGGCTGGTGCAACACATCCTGTTCACGCTGTTGACCGACACCGCGGTCGACGAGCTCGTCCAACGCGCCGCCGACGTCTATCGCTCGCGTCGGCGGGCACTGGTCGACGGGCTGCGCGCGAACGACATCGAGGTCGTCGACGGCGAAGGCCTCAACATCTGGATTCCCGTCGCCGACGAGCAGCGTGCCGTGGTCGCCCTCGCGCTGCACGGCATCGGCGTGGCGCCGGGCGCACCGTTCGGCGTCGACGTCGGTGATCGCTCCAACCACATCCGGGTGAGTGTCGGCAACGCCCGCGACGACATCGCCGACCTGGTCGACGCGCTCGTCGCCGCCGCCGCACCGGTCTGA
- a CDS encoding aspartate aminotransferase family protein, protein MTMTNDLDERYRSVFPSWLSPLYAEPISIERGEGSYVWDLEGERYLDFFGGVLTTMIGHNQPDVTAAVQAQAAKVMHTSTLYLNQPMIELAEEIAEVSGIPDARVFFTASGSEANDTALLLATSYRKSNQVLAMRNSYHGRSFTTQAITSHSSWSSTSTSGLDVHFVQGGYRLRSPFRDLDDDAFTQACCDDLEQILDMTSAGSVAALIAEPIQGVGGFAIPPDGFFGQFQKILQNRDILFISDEVQTGWGRTGEHFWGYQAHGVTPDILTFAKGVGNGAGLAGVVARADVMDTIKVASFSTFGGNPLAAAAGLATLRHVRANDLQTNAKRMGERLRNGLHAGIGDVPWIGEVRGRGLMLAIETVHDDSLHPDPSKALAIAEGCKARGLLVGKGGLYGNVVRMAPMLNSTESEIDEGVAALVATIEAIA, encoded by the coding sequence ATGACGATGACGAACGATCTCGACGAGCGCTATCGCTCGGTCTTCCCGTCGTGGCTGTCGCCGCTCTACGCCGAGCCGATCTCGATCGAGCGCGGCGAAGGCAGCTACGTCTGGGACCTCGAAGGCGAGCGCTACCTCGACTTCTTCGGCGGGGTGCTCACCACCATGATCGGGCACAACCAGCCCGACGTGACCGCCGCCGTCCAGGCGCAGGCCGCCAAGGTCATGCACACCTCGACGCTGTATCTCAACCAGCCGATGATCGAGTTGGCCGAGGAGATCGCCGAGGTGTCGGGCATCCCCGACGCTCGTGTCTTCTTCACCGCGTCGGGCAGTGAGGCCAACGACACGGCGCTGCTGCTCGCCACGTCGTACCGCAAGTCGAACCAGGTGCTGGCGATGCGCAACAGCTATCACGGCCGTTCGTTCACCACGCAGGCGATCACGTCGCACTCGTCGTGGTCGTCGACGAGCACGTCGGGTCTCGACGTGCACTTCGTGCAGGGCGGCTACCGGCTTCGCAGCCCGTTCCGCGACCTCGACGACGACGCGTTCACCCAGGCCTGCTGTGACGACCTCGAACAGATCCTCGACATGACCAGCGCCGGCTCGGTCGCCGCGCTCATCGCCGAGCCGATCCAGGGCGTCGGCGGTTTCGCGATCCCGCCCGACGGGTTCTTCGGCCAGTTCCAGAAGATCCTGCAGAACCGCGACATCCTGTTCATCAGCGACGAGGTGCAGACGGGCTGGGGCCGCACCGGCGAGCACTTCTGGGGCTACCAGGCCCACGGCGTCACGCCCGACATCCTCACCTTCGCCAAGGGCGTCGGCAACGGTGCCGGACTCGCCGGGGTGGTGGCTCGCGCCGACGTGATGGACACGATCAAGGTTGCGTCGTTCTCCACGTTCGGTGGCAACCCGCTCGCCGCAGCAGCCGGGCTCGCCACACTCCGACACGTGCGCGCCAACGACCTGCAGACCAACGCGAAGCGCATGGGCGAGCGGCTGCGCAACGGACTCCACGCCGGCATCGGCGACGTGCCCTGGATCGGGGAGGTGCGCGGCCGCGGCCTGATGCTGGCGATCGAGACCGTGCACGACGATTCACTGCATCCCGACCCGTCGAAGGCCCTCGCCATCGCCGAAGGATGCAAAGCACGCGGACTGCTGGTGGGCAAGGGCGGCCTCTATGGCAACGTGGTCCGCATGGCGCCGATGCTCAACAGCACCGAGAGCGAGATCGACGAAGGCGTGGCGGCGCTCGTCGCCACCATCGAGGCGATCGCCTGA
- a CDS encoding nitrilase-related carbon-nitrogen hydrolase has protein sequence MSNIIKAALLQTDWTGDKESMIVKHEQAARDAAAEGAQIICFQELFYGPYFCQVQDPQYYEYTEYIPDGPTTQRFQKLAAELNMVMVLPMYEIEQPGVYYNTAAVIDADGTYLGKYRKQHIPQVKGFWEKFYFKPGNGGYPIFDTAVGKVGVYICYDRHFPEGWRALGLNGAEIVFNPSATHRGLSEYLWSIEQPAAACANMYYVGAINRTGIEELGENDFYGQSYFVNPRGQYVGDKGDAHNPELIIRDLDMDLIKEVRDGWAFYRDRRPEAYGELVEG, from the coding sequence ATGAGCAACATCATCAAAGCAGCCCTGCTGCAGACCGACTGGACCGGCGACAAGGAGTCGATGATCGTCAAGCACGAGCAGGCCGCTCGTGACGCGGCAGCCGAAGGCGCTCAGATCATCTGCTTCCAAGAACTGTTCTACGGCCCGTACTTCTGCCAGGTCCAAGACCCGCAGTACTACGAGTACACCGAGTACATCCCCGACGGCCCCACCACGCAGCGGTTCCAGAAGCTCGCCGCCGAACTGAACATGGTGATGGTGCTGCCGATGTACGAGATCGAGCAGCCCGGCGTGTACTACAACACCGCGGCGGTGATCGACGCCGACGGCACCTACCTCGGCAAGTACCGCAAGCAGCACATCCCGCAGGTCAAGGGCTTCTGGGAGAAGTTCTACTTCAAGCCCGGCAACGGCGGGTACCCGATCTTCGACACGGCCGTCGGCAAGGTCGGCGTGTACATCTGCTACGACCGGCACTTCCCCGAAGGCTGGCGGGCGCTGGGACTCAACGGCGCCGAGATCGTGTTCAACCCGTCGGCGACGCACCGTGGGCTCAGCGAGTACCTGTGGAGCATCGAGCAGCCGGCGGCGGCCTGCGCCAACATGTACTACGTCGGCGCGATCAACCGCACCGGCATCGAAGAACTCGGTGAGAACGACTTCTACGGGCAGAGCTACTTCGTCAACCCGCGCGGCCAGTACGTCGGCGACAAGGGCGATGCGCACAACCCCGAACTGATCATCCGCGACCTCGACATGGACCTCATCAAGGAAGTCCGAGACGGCTGGGCGTTCTACCGCGACCGCCGCCCCGAGGCGTACGGCGAACTGGTCGAAGGCTGA
- the hydA gene encoding dihydropyrimidinase has protein sequence MSTTLIQGGTVISAIGRREADVLIDGESIAAILAPGHAGAYGIVADRVIDATGKYVVPGGVDAHVHMSLPFGGTVSADDFDTGSRAAAWGGVTTIVDFASQTVGLDVRETLAARHVEAEGECHVDYAFHQIIGDVNETSLEAMTHLVEHEGVTSFKMFMAYPGVFYSDDGQILRAMQNASESGALMMMHAENGIAIDVLVAQSLANGDTDPKYHSYTRPEELESEATHRAIKLARVAGNVPLYIVHMSASEALEEVSRAQHMGLNVFAETCPQYLYLSIEDHLAQPGFEGAKWVCSTPLRSKHEHHHKDLWKGLRMNELAVVSTDHCPFCMKDQKELGLGDFSKIPNGMGGVEHRMELIYQGVVMGEMTLERWVETCCTTPARMFGLEKKGVLEPGADADVLVWDPNGTTKIGIDDKHHMAMDHSSYEGFQVDGKVDTVLSRGRVIVENDTYVGAKGHGKFVKRGLNQYLH, from the coding sequence ATGAGCACCACACTGATCCAAGGCGGCACGGTCATCTCGGCGATCGGGCGGCGCGAGGCCGATGTCCTGATCGACGGCGAGTCGATCGCGGCGATCCTGGCTCCCGGTCACGCCGGTGCGTACGGCATCGTCGCCGACCGGGTGATCGACGCCACCGGCAAGTACGTCGTGCCCGGCGGTGTCGACGCCCACGTGCACATGTCGCTGCCCTTCGGTGGCACGGTGTCGGCCGACGACTTCGACACCGGCTCGCGCGCCGCCGCCTGGGGAGGCGTCACCACCATCGTCGACTTCGCGTCGCAGACGGTCGGACTCGACGTCCGCGAGACCCTGGCCGCCCGACACGTCGAAGCCGAAGGCGAGTGCCACGTCGACTACGCGTTCCACCAGATCATCGGTGACGTCAACGAGACCTCGCTCGAAGCGATGACCCACCTCGTCGAGCACGAAGGCGTCACCAGCTTCAAGATGTTCATGGCCTACCCCGGCGTGTTCTACTCCGACGACGGGCAGATCCTGCGGGCGATGCAGAACGCCTCCGAATCGGGCGCGCTGATGATGATGCACGCCGAGAACGGCATCGCCATCGACGTGCTGGTCGCGCAGTCGCTCGCCAACGGCGACACCGACCCGAAGTACCACTCGTACACCCGGCCCGAAGAGCTCGAGTCCGAAGCGACGCACCGGGCGATCAAGCTCGCTCGCGTGGCCGGCAACGTGCCGCTCTACATCGTGCACATGTCGGCGTCCGAAGCGCTCGAAGAGGTGTCTCGCGCTCAGCACATGGGTCTCAACGTCTTCGCCGAGACCTGCCCGCAGTACCTCTACCTCTCGATCGAGGACCACCTCGCCCAGCCGGGATTCGAAGGTGCGAAGTGGGTGTGCTCCACCCCGCTGCGCTCCAAGCACGAGCACCACCACAAGGACCTCTGGAAGGGTCTGCGAATGAACGAACTCGCCGTGGTGTCGACCGACCACTGCCCGTTCTGCATGAAGGACCAGAAAGAGCTCGGCCTCGGCGACTTCTCGAAGATCCCGAACGGGATGGGTGGTGTCGAGCACCGCATGGAGCTGATCTACCAGGGTGTGGTGATGGGCGAGATGACGCTCGAACGGTGGGTCGAGACCTGCTGCACCACGCCGGCGCGCATGTTCGGCCTGGAGAAGAAAGGGGTGCTCGAGCCCGGCGCCGATGCCGACGTGCTCGTGTGGGACCCCAACGGCACCACCAAGATCGGCATCGACGACAAGCATCACATGGCGATGGACCACTCGTCGTACGAGGGATTCCAGGTCGACGGCAAGGTCGACACGGTCCTGTCGCGCGGGCGGGTCATCGTGGAGAACGACACCTACGTCGGCGCCAAGGGCCACGGCAAGTTCGTCAAGCGCGGCCTCAACCAGTACCTCCACTGA
- a CDS encoding CoA-acylating methylmalonate-semialdehyde dehydrogenase, with protein MNRISHWIDGQVVESTSGRSAPVYNPATGEQTGAVDLASVDEVATAVAAAKAAFPEWRATSLSRRAEIMFRLRELVDANRKEIARLLTAEHGKVLSDSLGEVARGLENIEYACGVPQLIKGEYSEQASSGVDVYSIRQPLGVVAGITPFNFPAMVPMWMFANALACGNTFVLKPSEKDPSVNMFVAELLAQAGLPAGCFNIVQGDKVAVDAILEHDDVAAVSFVGSTPIAKYIYETGTKQGKRVQALGGAKNHMLVLNDADLDMAADAAVSAAYGSAGERCMAISVVLAADEIADDLVAKIANRIPAIQVGAGDDPDSEMGPLITGEHRDKVAGYIDRATADGATMVVDGREGAPGEGYFLKPTLLDNVEPGMACYDDEIFGPVLSIKRVAGYQDGLDTINASPFANGTAIFTRDGGAARQFQFDVEVGMVGVNVPVPVPVSYYSFGGWKASLFGDTHMYGPEGINFYTQAKVVTSRWPDPATSSIDLGFPETR; from the coding sequence ATGAATCGCATCTCTCATTGGATCGATGGTCAGGTCGTCGAGTCGACGTCGGGCCGATCGGCACCGGTGTACAACCCGGCCACCGGCGAACAGACCGGCGCGGTCGACCTCGCGTCGGTCGACGAGGTCGCCACGGCGGTCGCCGCGGCCAAGGCGGCGTTCCCCGAGTGGCGGGCCACGTCGCTGTCGCGACGCGCCGAGATCATGTTCCGGCTGCGCGAACTGGTCGACGCCAACCGCAAGGAGATCGCCCGGCTGCTCACCGCCGAGCACGGCAAGGTCCTGTCCGACTCGCTCGGTGAGGTCGCTCGCGGCCTCGAGAACATCGAGTACGCCTGTGGGGTTCCGCAGCTCATCAAGGGCGAGTACTCCGAGCAGGCATCGAGTGGCGTCGACGTGTACTCGATCCGCCAACCGCTCGGCGTCGTCGCCGGCATCACGCCGTTCAACTTCCCGGCCATGGTGCCGATGTGGATGTTCGCCAACGCGCTCGCGTGCGGCAACACCTTCGTGCTCAAGCCGAGCGAGAAGGACCCGTCGGTCAACATGTTCGTCGCCGAACTGCTCGCGCAGGCCGGCCTTCCCGCCGGCTGCTTCAACATCGTGCAGGGCGACAAGGTCGCCGTCGACGCGATCCTCGAACACGACGACGTCGCCGCCGTGAGCTTCGTCGGTTCGACGCCGATCGCGAAGTACATCTACGAGACCGGCACCAAGCAGGGCAAGCGCGTCCAGGCGCTCGGCGGGGCCAAGAACCACATGCTCGTGCTCAACGACGCCGACCTCGACATGGCCGCCGACGCCGCGGTGAGTGCCGCCTACGGATCAGCAGGGGAGCGGTGCATGGCGATCAGCGTCGTGCTCGCCGCCGACGAGATCGCCGACGACCTCGTCGCCAAGATCGCCAACCGGATCCCGGCGATCCAGGTCGGCGCCGGCGACGACCCCGACAGCGAGATGGGCCCCCTCATCACCGGCGAGCACCGCGACAAGGTCGCCGGCTACATCGACCGGGCCACCGCCGACGGCGCCACCATGGTCGTCGACGGGCGCGAAGGCGCTCCGGGCGAGGGCTACTTCCTCAAGCCCACGCTCCTCGACAACGTCGAACCGGGCATGGCCTGTTACGACGACGAGATCTTCGGCCCCGTGCTCAGCATCAAGCGAGTCGCCGGATACCAAGACGGTCTCGACACGATCAACGCGAGCCCGTTCGCCAACGGCACGGCGATCTTCACCCGTGACGGCGGGGCCGCGCGCCAGTTCCAGTTCGACGTCGAGGTCGGCATGGTCGGCGTCAACGTCCCGGTGCCCGTACCGGTCAGCTACTACAGCTTCGGCGGCTGGAAGGCGAGCCTCTTCGGCGACACGCACATGTACGGCCCCGAGGGCATCAACTTCTACACGCAGGCCAAGGTCGTCACCAGTCGATGGCCCGATCCGGCCACGAGTTCGATCGACCTCGGCTTCCCCGAAACGCGTTAG
- a CDS encoding TIGR03842 family LLM class F420-dependent oxidoreductase, with translation MDIGVVLQATPPAARVIDLAKRAETYGFSHVWTFDSHILWEEPYVIYSQILAETRNVVVGPMVTNPATRDWTVTASTYATLNEMYGNRTVCGIGRGDSAVRVTNGKPTTLATMRESIDVIRELGNGRSVEYNGSTITLPWASKSELEVWGAGYGPKALKLIGETCDGFILQLADLSITEWMINAVRTAASDAGRNPDDITMCIAAPAYVGPESDIAYMRDQCRWFGGMVGNHVADIVARYGDSAPVPQALTDYIKGRQEYDYNEHGQSGNTHTTFVPDEIVDRFCILGPVEAQLEKLEALRALGVDQFAIYLQHDGKDHTLQQYGEHIIPALTEQELAKR, from the coding sequence ATGGACATCGGCGTCGTCTTACAAGCAACACCACCAGCAGCACGGGTGATCGACCTCGCCAAGCGAGCCGAGACCTACGGGTTCAGCCACGTCTGGACGTTCGACTCGCACATCCTGTGGGAAGAGCCGTACGTCATCTACTCCCAGATCCTGGCCGAGACGCGCAACGTCGTCGTCGGACCCATGGTGACCAACCCGGCCACGCGCGACTGGACGGTCACGGCCTCGACGTACGCCACACTCAACGAGATGTACGGCAACCGCACGGTGTGCGGCATCGGCCGTGGTGATTCGGCGGTTCGCGTCACCAACGGCAAGCCGACCACGCTCGCCACCATGCGCGAATCGATCGACGTGATCCGCGAACTCGGCAACGGTCGAAGCGTCGAGTACAACGGCTCCACGATCACGCTGCCGTGGGCGTCGAAGAGCGAACTCGAAGTGTGGGGCGCCGGATACGGACCCAAGGCACTCAAGCTCATCGGTGAGACCTGCGACGGCTTCATCCTGCAGTTGGCCGACCTGTCGATCACCGAGTGGATGATCAACGCCGTGCGCACAGCGGCGAGCGATGCCGGGCGCAACCCCGACGACATCACGATGTGCATCGCGGCGCCGGCCTACGTCGGACCCGAATCCGACATCGCGTACATGCGTGATCAGTGCCGCTGGTTCGGTGGCATGGTCGGCAACCACGTCGCCGACATCGTCGCCCGCTACGGCGACTCGGCTCCCGTGCCCCAGGCGCTCACCGACTACATCAAGGGCCGCCAGGAGTACGACTACAACGAACACGGTCAGTCGGGCAACACGCACACGACGTTCGTCCCCGACGAGATCGTCGACCGGTTCTGCATCCTGGGCCCGGTCGAGGCGCAGTTGGAGAAACTCGAGGCGCTCCGTGCGCTCGGTGTCGACCAGTTCGCGATCTACCTGCAGCACGACGGCAAAGACCACACGCTCCAGCAGTACGGCGAGCACATCATCCCGGCGCTCACGGAACAGGAACTGGCCAAGCGGTGA
- a CDS encoding ABC transporter permease: MSRHDGLAQALRRALLFVVALGLAVAAWEFYKWIGPAQGGDVFGWRIIPKTNDRVMPHTWEMVSELFDPAIGSRDQKVWQVLLGYAWYTFQMSIAGLAVGAAIGIGLAVLMARFRVVERGLLPYVVISQTIPLIALAPQVTAIRGSLDWPQWTSAVALAAFLSFFPVTVATLRGLQAAPAASLELMDSYAAGWWTTLRKLRFPVAVPYMVPGMKLAATAAVIGVIVTEITLGGLRGVGFATIDYSQKVTAQPASVYAAVFAAAALGLVMFGLVVASESLVMRKRPKEAI; the protein is encoded by the coding sequence GTGAGTCGACACGACGGGCTGGCGCAGGCGCTGCGCCGGGCGCTGCTCTTCGTCGTCGCCCTGGGCCTCGCCGTCGCGGCGTGGGAGTTCTACAAGTGGATCGGGCCTGCGCAAGGCGGCGATGTGTTCGGCTGGCGCATCATCCCGAAGACCAACGACCGGGTGATGCCACACACGTGGGAGATGGTGTCGGAGTTGTTCGACCCCGCGATCGGCAGCCGTGACCAGAAGGTCTGGCAGGTGCTGCTCGGTTATGCCTGGTACACGTTCCAGATGTCGATCGCCGGCCTGGCGGTCGGCGCCGCGATCGGCATCGGTCTGGCCGTGCTGATGGCGCGTTTCCGCGTGGTCGAACGCGGCCTGCTGCCCTACGTCGTGATCTCGCAGACGATCCCGCTGATCGCGCTGGCCCCGCAGGTCACGGCCATTCGCGGCAGCCTCGACTGGCCGCAGTGGACCTCGGCCGTGGCGCTCGCTGCGTTCCTGTCGTTCTTCCCCGTCACGGTGGCGACCCTGCGCGGGCTCCAAGCAGCACCCGCTGCGTCGCTCGAGTTGATGGACAGTTACGCGGCCGGATGGTGGACCACGTTGCGCAAGCTGCGTTTCCCGGTCGCGGTGCCGTACATGGTGCCCGGCATGAAGCTGGCCGCGACCGCGGCGGTCATCGGCGTCATCGTCACCGAGATCACGCTCGGTGGCCTCCGCGGCGTCGGGTTCGCCACGATCGACTACAGCCAGAAGGTCACCGCCCAACCGGCCTCCGTCTACGCCGCGGTCTTCGCAGCAGCGGCGCTCGGCCTCGTGATGTTCGGCCTCGTGGTCGCCTCCGAGAGCCTCGTCATGCGCAAGCGTCCGAAAGAGGCGATCTGA
- a CDS encoding ABC transporter ATP-binding protein — MNSTNPHVDHAVQVSNASMVFNAGTTSEVAALSDVDLTVDPGEFVSLIGPSGCGKSTLLRLVANLLDPTAGTVSVNGKPADQARLDQDYGMAFQKSGLFDWRTVSKNIELPLELKGWDKKRRAERAAEMLELVKLPDRGNHMPWQLSGGQQQRIAIARALAAHPPLLLMDEPFGALDEMTREHMQAELLQICAATSTTVVFVTHSIPEAVYLSNRVVVMSPGPGRITDIIDVDLGQHRDEDTREDDTFYKKITEVREALRGAELGDGARGIEDR; from the coding sequence ATGAACAGCACGAATCCCCACGTCGATCACGCGGTCCAGGTGAGCAACGCCTCGATGGTGTTCAACGCCGGTACCACGAGCGAAGTGGCGGCCCTGTCCGATGTCGACCTCACCGTCGACCCCGGCGAGTTCGTCTCGCTGATCGGCCCGTCGGGCTGCGGCAAGTCGACGCTGCTCCGGCTCGTCGCCAACCTGCTCGATCCGACCGCCGGCACGGTGTCGGTCAACGGCAAGCCCGCCGACCAGGCACGCCTCGACCAGGACTACGGCATGGCCTTCCAGAAGTCGGGGCTGTTCGACTGGCGCACGGTGTCGAAGAACATCGAACTGCCGCTCGAACTCAAGGGGTGGGACAAGAAGCGGCGCGCCGAGCGAGCCGCCGAGATGCTCGAACTCGTCAAGCTTCCCGATCGTGGCAACCACATGCCGTGGCAGTTGTCGGGCGGCCAGCAGCAGCGCATCGCGATCGCCAGAGCGCTCGCCGCGCATCCACCGCTGCTCCTGATGGACGAACCGTTCGGTGCGCTCGACGAGATGACCCGCGAGCACATGCAGGCCGAACTCCTCCAGATCTGCGCGGCCACGTCGACCACCGTGGTGTTCGTGACGCACTCGATCCCCGAAGCGGTGTACCTCTCGAACCGGGTGGTGGTCATGTCGCCGGGCCCGGGGCGCATCACCGACATCATCGACGTCGACCTGGGCCAGCACCGAGACGAAGACACTCGCGAAGACGACACCTTCTACAAGAAGATCACCGAGGTTCGTGAAGCCCTGCGCGGCGCCGAACTCGGCGACGGCGCTCGGGGGATCGAAGACCGATGA
- a CDS encoding ABC transporter permease, with translation MSTASAGTAASASSRGKSVLAAVWPPLAFGVGILAVWEAAVAAFDIKPFTLPAPTAIWSAFIERFDDVFEQTMVTGTNALIGLLVGLLFGVVMSLVTVRFRLLEELLTPLAVALNAVPIVVIVPILNNMLFGTTSQVPRRLMVALIVFFVVFVNVSKGLRQVSATHLELMRSYAASSTDILLKVRVPNAMSYLFTALRIAAPLAVITAFVAEYFGGVQNGLATGVRNSLNGSKDVTWAYVIGASALGLTFYLISIGLERVQWGRHAARAAGQQ, from the coding sequence ATGAGTACCGCATCGGCGGGCACGGCGGCCAGCGCGTCGTCGCGTGGCAAGAGCGTGCTCGCGGCCGTGTGGCCTCCGCTGGCGTTCGGCGTCGGCATCCTGGCCGTCTGGGAGGCTGCGGTCGCTGCGTTCGACATCAAACCGTTCACGCTCCCGGCGCCCACGGCGATCTGGTCGGCATTCATCGAACGCTTCGACGACGTGTTCGAGCAGACCATGGTCACCGGCACCAACGCGCTGATCGGTCTGTTGGTCGGCCTGCTCTTCGGCGTGGTCATGAGCCTCGTCACCGTTCGCTTCCGCCTGCTCGAAGAGCTGCTGACGCCGCTGGCCGTCGCGCTCAACGCGGTGCCCATCGTCGTGATCGTGCCGATCCTGAACAACATGCTGTTCGGCACCACCAGCCAGGTGCCGCGACGGCTCATGGTGGCGCTGATCGTGTTCTTCGTCGTGTTCGTCAACGTCAGCAAGGGGCTTCGTCAGGTGTCGGCGACGCACCTCGAGCTGATGCGGTCGTACGCGGCATCGTCGACCGACATCCTGCTGAAGGTGCGGGTGCCCAACGCCATGAGCTACCTGTTCACCGCGTTGCGCATCGCGGCGCCGCTCGCCGTCATCACGGCGTTCGTCGCCGAGTACTTCGGCGGGGTGCAGAACGGGCTCGCCACGGGCGTCCGCAACAGCCTCAACGGCAGCAAGGACGTCACGTGGGCGTATGTGATCGGAGCGTCGGCGTTGGGGCTGACGTTCTACTTGATCTCCATCGGACTCGAACGGGTCCAGTGGGGACGCCACGCAGCGAGAGCTGCGGGCCAGCAGTGA